In a genomic window of Ignavibacteria bacterium:
- a CDS encoding transposase, which produces MRMGSSDYPTNRQRSVGAIVGSYKSATSRQIHELGLTTHPNIWQRGYHDRIIRDTRSLEAIRAYIRNNPIRARQRGR; this is translated from the coding sequence ATGAGGATGGGTAGCTCCGATTATCCTACAAACAGACAGCGCTCCGTTGGTGCCATCGTGGGATCATACAAGTCCGCTACATCCAGACAGATTCACGAACTCGGCCTAACCACACACCCAAACATCTGGCAACGCGGATATCACGACCGCATTATCCGAGACACACGTTCTCTCGAAGCCATCCGAGCATACATCCGCAACAACCCCATACGTGCACGACAACGCGGACGATAA
- a CDS encoding TolC family protein produces the protein MSTILAFISITLLSFGIVHAQQDSFGSTLTYDEAIMRARTYNPELRARTSATRASRAAVREAQTGLVPRVELNYDLQRNLIIPTTPIPGNALDPNGDPNVITPVKFATGWTSTAGVLASFTVFDPATYGAVEEREIRSRLDGTEEKITETDIVTEAGLAYTDVVIAHEQLKLAAQDTLNAFRAYTVVRDQHDVGRRTIIELNTAQIELDAAATRYHDAGRVLRSAEHRLLYRVGTDVSGTVMPQLTDSLPALYQRFQSIPEAPYNDSLSATFEKYSQQAELTSAQKHYTSMGFVPTITLTGFYGANYFNNILMLGNPDAWYGNSYLQLSVKVPLTNAFERSYTVSKLSSQLEVDRALLESSMNKRRYDLERAKADHRFYREDVQRKRSTMELTQRSFEEALRQAEQGRLLASELSQAEFTAKQATTEYLRSIYNLIQAALTIQRITRS, from the coding sequence ATGAGTACAATTCTTGCTTTCATATCGATCACGCTGTTGAGTTTTGGTATAGTCCACGCTCAGCAGGACTCATTCGGGTCAACACTCACGTACGATGAAGCGATCATGAGGGCGCGAACCTATAACCCTGAGCTGCGCGCACGTACATCTGCTACTCGTGCCTCTCGTGCAGCAGTGAGAGAGGCACAGACCGGTCTTGTTCCTCGCGTTGAACTGAACTACGACCTGCAGCGCAATCTTATCATCCCTACCACACCGATCCCCGGAAATGCGTTGGATCCGAATGGTGATCCCAATGTTATCACGCCGGTGAAGTTTGCAACCGGCTGGACGTCAACTGCTGGTGTATTGGCGTCGTTCACGGTCTTCGATCCCGCAACGTACGGCGCCGTAGAAGAACGTGAGATCCGGTCGCGCTTAGATGGTACCGAAGAGAAGATCACCGAGACCGACATAGTAACTGAGGCAGGACTGGCCTATACCGACGTAGTGATAGCCCATGAGCAACTAAAGTTGGCTGCTCAGGATACGCTGAACGCCTTCCGTGCCTATACGGTAGTTCGTGATCAACACGATGTAGGCAGAAGAACGATCATTGAGCTGAACACAGCACAGATCGAATTGGACGCGGCCGCAACACGATATCATGATGCAGGCCGAGTACTTCGGTCAGCAGAGCATCGCCTTCTGTATCGGGTGGGCACCGATGTATCAGGCACTGTAATGCCACAATTGACTGACAGCCTTCCCGCACTCTACCAGCGTTTTCAAAGCATTCCAGAAGCCCCCTACAACGATTCACTCTCTGCCACGTTTGAAAAGTATTCGCAACAGGCAGAGCTGACCTCGGCACAGAAACATTACACATCAATGGGATTTGTCCCAACGATAACGCTCACCGGGTTCTATGGAGCCAACTACTTCAACAACATTCTCATGCTCGGCAATCCCGATGCCTGGTATGGGAACAGTTATCTCCAGCTATCTGTGAAGGTGCCACTTACCAATGCATTTGAACGGTCGTATACCGTTTCAAAACTCAGTTCGCAGCTCGAGGTAGACAGAGCGCTTCTCGAATCGTCGATGAACAAACGTCGATACGATCTTGAACGCGCAAAAGCCGATCATCGATTCTACCGTGAGGATGTTCAGCGGAAGAGATCAACAATGGAGCTTACGCAACGATCGTTTGAAGAAGCACTGCGTCAGGCAGAACAGGGTCGGTTGCTCGCGAGTGAATTATCACAGGCAGAATTCACAGCTAAGCAGGCCACCACAGAGTATCTGAGATCGATCTACAATCTCATCCAGGCAGCCCTTACCATTCAACGGATCACGCGATCGTAG
- a CDS encoding TetR/AcrR family transcriptional regulator: MPPTDITTMEKIRDAAQRLFVLQGFSATTTRDIAKEAGINLALVNYYFGSKQNLFRIIMIDHMKGFLTGLRVGINDPSRGLEEKFEFMADSYISMLLVQPDIPLFILRSLREEPNVLFHEVGIGPVLTDSLLMKEINDTLKANGSTSISPYQIFVNLMGLCVFPFIARPIMQMASGMDDEHYNELMNERRSLIAKWMMAMLTVQH; this comes from the coding sequence ATGCCCCCTACCGACATAACCACGATGGAAAAGATCCGCGATGCGGCACAGCGACTCTTTGTACTACAAGGGTTCTCGGCCACAACCACGCGCGACATCGCAAAGGAAGCTGGGATCAACCTAGCGTTGGTGAATTATTACTTCGGGAGTAAACAGAACCTCTTCAGGATCATCATGATCGACCACATGAAGGGGTTTCTAACGGGGCTTCGTGTTGGTATCAACGACCCTAGCCGTGGTCTTGAAGAGAAGTTTGAATTCATGGCGGATTCCTATATCTCGATGTTGTTGGTACAGCCGGATATTCCTCTTTTCATCCTGAGAAGTCTGCGCGAAGAACCAAATGTTCTATTCCATGAAGTTGGGATCGGTCCTGTCCTGACAGACTCCTTACTCATGAAGGAGATCAACGATACGCTCAAGGCAAACGGGTCAACCTCGATCTCACCATACCAGATCTTCGTCAACCTCATGGGCCTTTGCGTGTTCCCCTTCATTGCGCGTCCGATCATGCAAATGGCAAGCGGGATGGACGACGAACACTACAACGAGTTGATGAATGAACGACGGTCCCTCATTGCAAAGTGGATGATGGCTATGCTCACTGTTCAGCACTGA